Proteins found in one Sorghum bicolor cultivar BTx623 chromosome 1, Sorghum_bicolor_NCBIv3, whole genome shotgun sequence genomic segment:
- the LOC8067102 gene encoding E3 ubiquitin-protein ligase Hakai: MLQIRLSKIGSSDSGAAATGSAAAFGAAAAVGAAAALGGGIPESVTVACPDHLVIADLPVAKSLGAVTTSAAAATRAIGRRSRRPLGERVHICSRCEFPIAIYGRLIPCEHAFCLTCARSDSSCYLCDERIQKIQSVKMMEGIFICAAPMCLKSFLKKADFEFHVPDVHANLLQTNQEKEEERNESDAPNISRASAGDTQRQSQMPEMSTARAPPRSGVSQDREERSRYHQSREQTPLRPPTLSKPPSFHGRHSYPPGDAQAENNPPQGFDRPYNWASHSRQESPGAATPLRQESDHSTQDKQQLMANAPYMFPPIPPHQGNFMMPMNMNQPLIPNAPFNYPLQQDGNPQYFSAPFQMQLPDTGSDQGSMPSVQPPAGPMSFPEGLQRPWAMGLMPFQSMALGQGMADGAGDPQGGGGLAFMQAGFGGMPDGSMNTGMPDRGDGRGILAQMPIQMQMQMSLPPPPPTQPPSGSQQTFNRS, translated from the exons ATGCTGCAGATCCGCCTGAGCAAGATTGGCTCGTCGGACTCCGGCGCAGCCGCCACCGGCTCGGCAGCCGCCTTCGGTGCCGCCGCCGCGGTGGGGGCGGCTGCGGCGCTGGGTGGCGGCATCCCGGAATCGGTCACCGTGGCATGCCCCGACCACCTGGTGATCGCGGACCTCCCCGTCGCGAAGAGCCTCGGTGCCGTCAcgacctccgccgccgccgccacgcgcGCCATCGGCCGTCGCTCCCGTCGCCCGCTCGGGGAGCGCGTCCACATCTGCTCCCGCTGCGAGTTCCCCATCGCCATCTACGGCCGCCTC ATCCCTTGTGAACATGCTTTCTGTTTAACCTGTGCAAGAAGTGATTCTAGCTGCTATCT TTGTGATGAGCGCATTCAGAAGATACAGAGTGTGAAAATGATGGAAGGGATTTTCATCTGTGCTGCACCAATGTGTCTCAAGTCGTTCCTTAAGAAAGCAGATTTTGAGTTTCATGTACCCGATGTCCATGCCAACCTCCTCCAAACTAATcaagagaaggaagaagaacGCAATGAGTCAGATGCTCCTAACATCTCCCGTGCTTCTGCAGGGGATACTCAAAGACAATCTCAAATGCCTGAAATGTCTACTGCACGTGCTCCTCCAAGATCAGGTGTTTCACAAGATCGTGAAGAACGCTCCCGCTACCACCAGTCCAGGGAGCAAACACCACTGAGGCCCCCAACCCTTTCAAAACCACCTTCATTCCATGGTCGCCACTCATACCCACCGGGGGATGCTCAGGCCGAGAACAATCCACCTCAAGGATTCGACCGGCCCTACAACTGGGCTTCTCACTCCCGGCAGGAGAGCCCAGGTGCGGCGACTCCACTTCGCCAAGAATCTGACCACAGTACTCAGGACAAGCAGCAATTGATGGCTAATGCACCTTATATGTTTCCACCAATTCCTCCTCACCAGGGAAACTTTATGATGCCTATGAATATGAATCAGCCTTTGATCCCCAATGCACCTTTCAATTACCCTCTCCAGCAAGATGGAAACCCTCAGTACTTTTCTGCCCCTTTCCAGATGCAGCTACCAGATACTGGATCGGACCAAGGTTCCATGCCAAGTGTCCAGCCTCCAGCTGGTCCTATGAGCTTCCCTGAGGGGCTTCAGCGCCCGTGGGCTATGGGGCTGATGCCATTTCAGTCGATGGCCCTTGGTCAGGGAATGGCTGATGGTGCGGGTGATCCTCAGGGTGGTGGTGGCCTTGCCTTCATGCAAGCTGGTTTTGGGGGCATGCCTGATGGCTCCATGAATACAGGCATGCCTGATAGAGGTGATGGAAGGGGTATTCTAGCACAGATGCCAATCCAAATGCAAATGCAGATGTCACTTCCCCCACCTCCGCCAACACAACCTCCATCAGGTTCACAGCAAACGTTTAACAGGAGTTGA